One window of the Zygotorulaspora mrakii chromosome 6, complete sequence genome contains the following:
- the CFD1 gene encoding iron-sulfur cluster assembly protein CFD1 (similar to Saccharomyces cerevisiae CFD1 (YIL003W); ancestral locus Anc_7.136), whose protein sequence is MEAKEGLPTVSLDKVKHIILILSGKGGVGKSSVTTQTALTLFSMGYKVGVLDIDLTGPSLPRMFGLEKESILQSARGWVPVAMKSPEDTNISGSLSVISLGFLLDNRGNSVVWRGPKKAAMIKQFISDVCWGELDYLLIDTPPGTSDEHISIAEQLKWANPDGAIIVTTPQSVATADVKKEINFCKKVELNILGIIENMSGFVCPHCSECTNIFSSGGGEKLAAEFSVPYLGNIPIDPKFVELIENQHSYETSLTDLYKESALFEVFKPIITKVLNEKIQSRA, encoded by the coding sequence ATGGAAGCTAAAGAGGGACTGCCTACTGTGTCGTTAGATAAGGTGAAACATATTATACTTATCTTGTCAGGAAAAGGTGGTGTAGGCAAGAGCTCCGTTACTACTCAAACAGCGCTTACGCTGTTCAGCATGGGTTACAAGGTTGGCGTACTAGACATCGACTTGACAGGTCCATCTCTACCTAGAATGTTCGGCTTGGAGAAAGAATCAATTTTACAGTCTGCGAGGGGGTGGGTACCGGTTGCGATGAAATCCCCTGAGGATACCAATATATCTGGTTCACTGAGTGTCATATCGCTGGGATTCTTATTGGATAATAGAGGCAACAGCGTTGTATGGAGAGGTCCAAAGAAGGCTGCTATGATCAAGCAGTTCATATCTGATGTTTGTTGGGGCGAGTTAGATTACCTTCTTATAGATACGCCACCAGGGACATCAGACGAGCATATATCGATCGCTGAACAGCTCAAGTGGGCTAACCCTGACGGTGCCATAATTGTGACTACACCTCAAAGTGTAGCAACGGCGGATGTCAAGAAGGAGATCAATTTCTGTAAAAAAGTTGAACTAAACATACTTGGTATAATCGAAAATATGTCAGGATTTGTTTGCCCACATTGTTCTGAATGCACCAATATCTTTTCAAGTGGAGGTGGAGAAAAGCTTGCTGCTGAATTTTCTGTCCCTTATCTTGGAAATATTCCAATTGACCCCAAATTTGTCGAGCTTATAGAGAATCAACATTCTTATGAAACGAGTTTAACTGATTTATATAAAGAATCTGCATTgtttgaagttttcaaacCGATAATCACCAAAGTTTTGAATGAGAAAATACAATCGAGGGCCTAA